A region of Sphingomonas sp. DNA encodes the following proteins:
- the rbfA gene encoding 30S ribosome-binding factor RbfA translates to MARHNETPEGRSVRLLRVGEQVRHTLSDILMRGDVHDATLASHSVSITEVRMSPDLRHATAFVMPLLGGDAEAVLKALRTNTAYLQSEVARRVNTKYAARLKFLLDESFDEGGHIDALLRSPAVARDLGEHED, encoded by the coding sequence ATGGCAAGGCACAACGAAACCCCCGAAGGCCGCTCCGTCCGGCTGCTGCGCGTCGGCGAGCAGGTGCGTCATACACTGAGCGACATTCTGATGCGCGGCGACGTGCATGACGCGACTTTGGCCAGCCACAGCGTCTCGATCACCGAGGTGCGCATGTCGCCGGACCTGCGCCACGCCACGGCCTTCGTCATGCCGTTGCTCGGCGGCGATGCCGAGGCGGTGCTCAAGGCGCTCCGGACGAACACCGCCTATCTCCAGAGCGAGGTCGCGCGGCGGGTGAACACCAAATATGCCGCCCGGCTCAAATTCCTGCTCGACGAGAGCTTCGACGAAGGCGGCCATATCGATGCCCTCTTGCGCTCGCCGGCCGTCGCGCGCGATCTTGGCGAGCATGAAGATTAG
- a CDS encoding GNAT family N-acetyltransferase, with protein MKLGAAMADGDVRLEPLAEAHRAALKAACAEDRDIWAIYSVSFDPDRFDAGFDAIRAKDDWRCFALFKDGALAGMSSFIGIEAERGVLEIGCTYCVPALRGTGFNARVKGLMLARAFVCGFRRIEFRVDARNGRSQAAMAKLGAAREGVLRADRITWTGHVRDTVLFSILADEWPRSGAVHAGERII; from the coding sequence ATGAAGCTCGGCGCGGCGATGGCGGACGGCGATGTCCGGCTGGAGCCGCTCGCCGAGGCGCATCGCGCCGCGCTGAAGGCCGCCTGCGCCGAGGATCGCGACATCTGGGCGATCTATTCCGTCTCCTTCGATCCCGACCGGTTCGACGCCGGCTTCGATGCGATCCGCGCGAAGGACGACTGGCGCTGCTTCGCCTTGTTCAAGGACGGGGCGCTGGCCGGCATGTCGAGCTTCATCGGCATCGAGGCGGAGCGCGGCGTGCTGGAGATCGGCTGCACCTATTGCGTTCCGGCGCTGCGCGGCACCGGCTTCAACGCCCGGGTGAAGGGCCTGATGCTGGCCCGCGCCTTCGTTTGCGGCTTCCGCCGGATCGAGTTCCGCGTCGATGCGCGCAACGGCCGCAGCCAGGCGGCGATGGCCAAGCTCGGCGCCGCGCGCGAGGGCGTGCTGCGCGCCGACCGGATCACCTGGACCGGCCATGTCCGCGACACCGTGCTCTTCTCGATCCTTGCCGACGAATGGCCGCGCTCAGGCGCCGTTCATGCGGGGGAAAGGATAATCTGA
- a CDS encoding thymidine kinase, producing MAKLYFYYASMNAGKSTTLLQADFNYRERGMDTMLWTAALDDRAGRGMIASRIGLDAGAHAYERGTDIRADVEAELKKRELHCILIDEAQFLTRAQVVQLASICDELGVPVLAYGLRTDFQANLFEGSAHLLALADSLVELKAVCDCGRKATMNLRVDADGRAVKQGAQTEIGGNDRYVSLCRRHYMDRIAEVDGEQLRLTLTRAAAEATH from the coding sequence GTGGCCAAGCTCTACTTCTACTACGCCTCGATGAACGCGGGGAAATCGACCACGCTGCTGCAGGCCGATTTCAACTATCGCGAGCGCGGCATGGACACGATGCTGTGGACCGCGGCGCTCGACGACCGGGCGGGGCGCGGCATGATCGCCTCGCGGATCGGGCTGGACGCCGGCGCCCATGCCTATGAGCGCGGCACCGACATCCGCGCCGATGTTGAGGCTGAGCTGAAGAAGCGGGAATTGCACTGCATCCTGATCGACGAGGCGCAGTTCCTGACCCGCGCCCAGGTCGTCCAGCTCGCCTCGATCTGCGACGAGCTGGGCGTGCCCGTCCTCGCCTACGGCCTGCGCACCGATTTCCAGGCGAACCTGTTCGAAGGGAGCGCCCATCTGCTCGCGCTCGCGGACAGCCTGGTCGAGCTGAAAGCGGTCTGCGATTGCGGGCGTAAGGCGACGATGAACCTGCGCGTCGATGCGGACGGGCGCGCGGTGAAGCAGGGCGCGCAGACCGAGATCGGCGGCAACGACCGCTATGTCTCGCTGTGCCGCCGTCACTATATGGACCGGATCGCCGAGGTGGATGGCGAGCAGCTTCGTCTCACCCTCACCCGCGCCGCCGCCGAAGCCACCCATTGA
- the truB gene encoding tRNA pseudouridine(55) synthase TruB, with protein sequence MHGWLILDKPVSTGSTQAVGAVKRALHEGGYPKVKVGHGGTLDPLASGVLPVALGEATKLAGRMLDSDKAYEFTIRFGEETDTLDAEGEIVATSGRHPTLAEVEAILPRFTGPIAQVPPAFSALKVDGKRAYDLARAGEEVKLASRDVVIHALTIAGTDADSATLSARVSKGTYIRSLARDIAHALDTVGHVTMLRRTRAGPFGLEQAISLDKLSEAAKGRTLERHLLPLTAGLDDIPALSVTPDQAGALRQGRKLIGIAARPGLHLATDGQVPVALVELSEDGLRVVRGFNL encoded by the coding sequence ATGCATGGCTGGCTGATCCTAGACAAACCGGTGAGCACAGGCTCGACCCAGGCGGTCGGCGCGGTCAAGCGCGCGCTGCACGAGGGCGGCTACCCCAAAGTGAAGGTCGGCCATGGCGGCACGCTCGATCCGCTGGCGAGCGGCGTGCTGCCCGTCGCGCTGGGCGAAGCGACCAAGCTCGCCGGGCGGATGCTGGACAGCGACAAGGCCTATGAGTTCACGATCCGCTTCGGGGAGGAGACGGACACGCTCGATGCCGAGGGCGAGATCGTCGCAACCTCCGGCAGACATCCCACGCTTGCCGAAGTGGAGGCGATCCTGCCCCGCTTCACCGGCCCGATCGCACAAGTGCCGCCCGCCTTTTCCGCCCTGAAGGTGGACGGCAAGCGTGCCTATGACCTGGCGCGGGCGGGGGAGGAGGTGAAGCTTGCGAGCCGTGATGTGGTCATCCATGCCTTGACCATCGCAGGGACGGACGCGGACAGCGCTACCCTCTCGGCCCGTGTCTCCAAGGGCACCTATATCCGCTCCCTCGCCCGCGACATCGCCCATGCGCTCGATACGGTCGGCCACGTTACCATGTTACGGCGGACCAGGGCCGGGCCGTTCGGGCTCGAACAGGCGATTTCGCTGGACAAATTGAGCGAAGCCGCTAAGGGCCGCACCCTTGAACGACACCTCCTGCCACTGACGGCGGGGCTGGACGACATCCCGGCTCTCTCCGTCACCCCCGATCAGGCAGGGGCGCTCCGCCAGGGGCGAAAGCTGATCGGGATCGCCGCCAGGCCAGGGCTTCATCTTGCGACGGACGGACAGGTTCCGGTCGCGCTTGTGGAGCTTAGCGAAGATGGTCTTCGCGTGGTTCGCGGATTCAACCTCTGA
- the rpsO gene encoding 30S ribosomal protein S15: protein MSVTATRKQEIIKDNAQKKGDTGSPEVQVAILTERIVNLTEHFKTHAKDNHSRRGLLMLVNKRRSLLDYLKREDEARYTALIAKLGLRK, encoded by the coding sequence ATGTCGGTGACTGCCACGCGCAAGCAGGAAATCATCAAGGACAACGCCCAGAAGAAGGGCGACACGGGGAGCCCCGAGGTGCAGGTCGCGATCCTCACCGAGCGGATCGTCAACCTCACCGAGCATTTCAAGACGCATGCGAAGGACAATCATTCGCGCCGCGGCCTGCTGATGCTGGTCAACAAGCGCCGCTCGCTGCTCGACTATCTCAAGCGGGAAGACGAAGCGCGCTACACCGCACTGATCGCGAAGCTGGGTCTTCGCAAGTAA
- the pnp gene encoding polyribonucleotide nucleotidyltransferase, giving the protein MFNMKKVEIEWGGKTLTLETGRVARQADGAVLATYGETVVLCAVTAAKSVKDGQDFFPLTVHYQEKFSAAGRIPGGFFKRERGATEKETLTSRLIDRPIRPLFPEGFYNEINVIAQVLSYDGETESDILAMIAASAALTISGVPFMGPIGAARVGYKDGEYSLNPSMDEVKEGALDLVVAATHDAVMMVESEAKELSEEVMLGAVLFAHDEIKKVVGAIISLAEKAAKDPWEMAEQADLSAAKKKLKDLIGKDIAAAYKLTDKSARSNALNEARAKAKAAFADATPQDQMAALKLGKKLEAEIVRTAILKDGQRIDGRTTTQIRPIEAIVGFLPRTHGSALFTRGETQSICTTTLGTKESEQMIDGLTGLSYERFMLHYNFPPYSVGEVGRFGAPGRREVGHGKLAWRALHPVLPTHEEFPYTIRVLSDITESNGSSSMATVCGGSLSMMDAGVPLKRPVSGIAMGLILEGKDFAVISDILGDEDHLGDMDFKVAGTSEGITTMQMDIKIAGITREIFETALNQAKEGRAHILGEMAKALDHTREELSAHAPRIETMQIDKAKIRDVIGTGGKVIREIVATTGAKVDIDDEGVIKISSSDLSQIEAARVWIAGIVEEAEVGKIYTGKVVNIVDFGAFVNFMGGKDGLVHVSEMKNERVEKPTDVVSEGQEVKVKVLEIDPRGKVRLSMRVVDQETGEELEDTRPPREPRERGDRGPRRDGDRGGRGGGDRGGRGRGPRRDGERSERGDRGDRPRRDGGDNGPEPEFAPAFLTRDDD; this is encoded by the coding sequence ATGTTCAACATGAAGAAAGTCGAAATCGAGTGGGGCGGCAAGACGCTGACGCTCGAAACGGGCCGCGTTGCCCGCCAGGCCGACGGCGCGGTGCTCGCGACCTATGGCGAAACGGTCGTCCTGTGCGCGGTCACCGCCGCCAAGTCGGTCAAGGACGGGCAGGATTTCTTCCCGCTCACCGTCCACTATCAGGAAAAATTCTCGGCCGCCGGGCGCATCCCGGGCGGCTTCTTCAAGCGCGAGCGCGGCGCCACCGAGAAGGAGACTCTCACGAGCCGCCTGATCGATCGGCCGATCCGCCCGCTCTTCCCGGAAGGCTTTTACAACGAGATCAACGTCATCGCCCAGGTGCTGAGCTATGACGGCGAGACCGAGAGCGACATCCTGGCGATGATCGCGGCCTCCGCGGCGCTGACCATTTCCGGCGTGCCCTTCATGGGCCCGATCGGCGCGGCGCGCGTCGGCTACAAGGACGGCGAGTACAGCCTGAACCCGTCGATGGACGAGGTGAAGGAAGGCGCGCTCGACCTGGTCGTCGCCGCCACCCACGACGCGGTGATGATGGTCGAATCCGAAGCCAAGGAGCTGTCGGAAGAGGTCATGCTCGGCGCCGTGCTGTTCGCCCATGACGAGATCAAGAAGGTCGTCGGCGCGATCATCAGCCTGGCCGAGAAGGCCGCCAAAGACCCGTGGGAAATGGCCGAGCAGGCCGATCTCAGCGCGGCCAAGAAGAAGCTCAAGGATCTGATCGGCAAGGACATCGCGGCGGCCTACAAGCTGACTGACAAGTCCGCCCGCTCCAATGCGCTGAACGAGGCCCGCGCCAAGGCGAAGGCGGCGTTCGCCGATGCGACCCCGCAGGACCAGATGGCCGCGCTCAAGCTCGGCAAGAAGCTCGAGGCCGAGATCGTCCGCACCGCCATCCTGAAGGACGGCCAGCGGATCGACGGGCGCACCACGACGCAGATCCGCCCGATCGAGGCGATCGTCGGCTTCCTGCCGCGCACCCACGGCTCCGCGCTGTTCACGCGCGGCGAGACCCAGTCGATCTGCACGACCACGCTCGGCACCAAGGAATCCGAGCAGATGATCGACGGCCTGACCGGCCTCTCCTACGAGCGCTTCATGCTCCACTACAACTTCCCGCCTTATTCGGTCGGCGAAGTGGGCCGCTTCGGCGCGCCGGGGCGGCGCGAGGTCGGCCACGGCAAGCTGGCGTGGCGGGCGCTGCACCCGGTGCTGCCCACGCATGAGGAATTCCCGTACACGATCCGCGTCCTCTCCGACATCACCGAGTCCAACGGCTCCTCGTCCATGGCGACGGTCTGCGGCGGCTCGCTATCGATGATGGACGCCGGCGTGCCGCTGAAGCGGCCGGTGTCGGGCATCGCCATGGGCCTGATCCTGGAAGGCAAGGACTTCGCCGTCATCAGCGACATCCTGGGCGACGAGGATCATCTCGGCGACATGGACTTCAAGGTGGCCGGCACGTCCGAAGGCATCACGACGATGCAGATGGACATCAAGATCGCCGGCATCACCCGGGAGATTTTCGAGACCGCGCTCAACCAGGCCAAGGAAGGCCGCGCCCATATCCTGGGCGAGATGGCCAAGGCGCTCGATCACACCCGCGAGGAGCTCAGCGCCCACGCGCCCCGGATCGAGACGATGCAGATCGACAAGGCGAAGATTCGCGACGTCATCGGCACCGGCGGCAAGGTGATCCGCGAGATCGTCGCCACCACCGGCGCCAAGGTCGATATCGACGACGAGGGCGTGATCAAGATCAGCTCGTCCGATCTCTCGCAGATCGAGGCGGCCCGCGTGTGGATCGCCGGCATCGTCGAGGAGGCGGAAGTCGGCAAGATCTACACCGGCAAGGTGGTCAACATCGTCGATTTCGGCGCGTTCGTGAACTTCATGGGCGGCAAGGACGGCCTCGTCCACGTCTCCGAGATGAAGAACGAGCGGGTCGAAAAGCCGACCGACGTCGTCTCCGAAGGCCAGGAAGTGAAGGTCAAGGTTCTCGAGATCGATCCGCGCGGCAAGGTCCGCCTGTCGATGCGCGTCGTCGACCAGGAGACGGGCGAGGAGCTGGAGGACACGCGGCCCCCGCGGGAGCCGCGCGAGCGTGGCGATCGCGGGCCGAGGCGTGACGGGGATCGGGGTGGCCGTGGTGGCGGCGACCGTGGCGGTCGCGGCCGTGGCCCGCGTCGCGACGGCGAACGTTCGGAGCGCGGCGACCGGGGCGACCGCCCCCGGCGCGACGGCGGCGACAACGGGCCGGAGCCCGAGTTCGCGCCGGCGTTTCTGACGCGGGATGATGATTAA
- a CDS encoding type II toxin-antitoxin system ParD family antitoxin, producing MISADLGQKLESFVADLVATGRYNSKSEVLREGVRLIQEREARLAALDASIARGLADAEAGRTVPAEEVFDRLEGKYRALAAGRK from the coding sequence ATGATCAGTGCAGACCTCGGTCAAAAACTGGAAAGCTTTGTCGCCGATCTCGTGGCGACGGGACGCTACAACAGCAAGAGCGAAGTCCTGCGCGAAGGCGTCCGCCTGATTCAGGAGCGGGAGGCGCGGTTGGCGGCGCTGGATGCGTCGATCGCGCGGGGGCTGGCCGATGCCGAGGCGGGGCGGACGGTGCCCGCCGAAGAGGTGTTCGACCGGCTTGAGGGCAAGTATCGCGCACTGGCCGCCGGCCGGAAATGA
- a CDS encoding type II toxin-antitoxin system RelE/ParE family toxin, with translation MIVRLTAEAERNLEAIGDHIAADNPARALSFLAELRAACLGLAEFPERFALVPRYEALGVRHRVHGNYLIFYRVGEGQVDVLHILHGAMDYAAILFPD, from the coding sequence ATGATCGTCCGGCTCACGGCCGAGGCCGAGCGGAACCTGGAGGCGATCGGCGATCATATCGCCGCCGACAATCCGGCGCGGGCCTTGAGCTTTCTCGCCGAGCTGCGCGCTGCCTGTCTGGGGCTGGCCGAGTTTCCCGAGCGGTTTGCGCTGGTGCCGCGCTACGAAGCGCTGGGCGTGCGCCACCGGGTGCATGGCAATTACCTGATCTTCTACCGTGTGGGCGAAGGCCAAGTGGACGTGCTGCATATCCTGCACGGTGCGATGGATTATGCGGCGATACTGTTTCCGGACTGA
- a CDS encoding Nramp family divalent metal transporter, whose translation MAGADGQAEAMASAPDAPPAGLARWKLIGPGIVVAVTGVGAGDLVATLVAGSRFGYALLWAAIAGCILKIALAEGTGRYHLATGSTMLEGWRALGRWTSWYFGIYIVLWGFVYGGTAMSATALPLAALFPDLLPFWAWGAAAGLLGATFVLFNRYRVFEAVMKFFIAVMFVIVVGLAVLVAPNIGNMATGLVPTLPPGSAIFTLGLIGGVGGTITLAAYGYWVNAKGWRGPQWIGMMRLDNRVAYAATGLFVIAMLIVGAELLHAAQIALAGGDRGLLDLGAVLADRFGPTIATIFLIGFAATTFSSLLGVWQGVSLLFADFVRSLRHAPGEAGAAPDDLDRSTPFRLYVLWLTIPPMTLLLLGQPFALIIAYGAFGAFFMPFLALTLMWLLNSSHVPAQWRSGWLSNALLTVASGLFVVLCVHQVWSLL comes from the coding sequence ATGGCGGGAGCGGACGGACAGGCTGAAGCCATGGCGTCCGCCCCGGACGCCCCGCCCGCCGGCCTCGCCCGCTGGAAGCTGATCGGTCCCGGCATCGTCGTCGCAGTCACCGGCGTCGGCGCGGGCGATCTGGTGGCGACGCTCGTCGCCGGCTCGCGTTTCGGCTATGCCCTGCTCTGGGCCGCGATCGCCGGCTGCATCCTGAAGATCGCGCTCGCCGAAGGCACGGGCCGCTATCACCTCGCGACCGGCTCCACCATGCTGGAGGGCTGGCGCGCGCTGGGCCGTTGGACGAGCTGGTATTTCGGCATCTACATCGTGCTGTGGGGCTTCGTGTACGGCGGCACGGCGATGAGCGCGACGGCGCTGCCGCTCGCCGCCTTGTTCCCCGATCTGCTCCCCTTCTGGGCCTGGGGCGCCGCCGCCGGCCTGCTCGGCGCGACCTTCGTCCTCTTCAACCGCTACCGCGTGTTCGAGGCGGTGATGAAGTTCTTCATCGCCGTGATGTTCGTGATCGTCGTCGGCCTCGCCGTCCTCGTCGCACCCAATATCGGCAACATGGCGACCGGCCTCGTCCCGACGCTCCCGCCCGGCTCGGCGATCTTCACCCTGGGGCTGATCGGCGGGGTGGGCGGCACGATCACGCTCGCCGCCTACGGCTATTGGGTGAATGCGAAGGGGTGGCGCGGGCCGCAATGGATCGGGATGATGCGGCTCGACAACCGCGTCGCCTATGCCGCCACCGGCCTCTTCGTGATCGCCATGCTGATCGTCGGCGCGGAGCTGCTCCATGCGGCGCAGATCGCGCTGGCGGGCGGCGATCGCGGCCTGCTCGATCTCGGCGCCGTGCTGGCCGATCGCTTCGGCCCCACCATCGCCACCATCTTCCTGATCGGCTTCGCGGCGACCACCTTCTCCTCGCTGCTCGGCGTGTGGCAGGGCGTCTCGCTCCTCTTCGCCGATTTCGTGCGCAGCCTCCGCCATGCCCCGGGCGAGGCCGGCGCCGCGCCCGACGATCTCGACAGGTCCACGCCCTTCCGCCTCTACGTCCTGTGGCTCACAATCCCGCCGATGACGCTGCTGCTGCTCGGCCAGCCCTTCGCCCTCATCATCGCCTATGGCGCCTTCGGGGCCTTCTTCATGCCCTTCCTGGCGCTCACTTTGATGTGGTTGCTCAATTCAAGCCATGTCCCCGCGCAATGGCGTTCCGGCTGGCTCTCCAACGCCCTGCTGACGGTGGCGAGCGGTTTGTTCGTGGTGCTGTGTGTGCATCAGGTCTGGTCGCTGCTCTGA
- a CDS encoding nuclear transport factor 2 family protein — protein sequence MSADRDALEAAERSFNEAMVSNEVVRIRACITPDWVLVTPERGPVAGAHVLAAIESGALTHDWMVKTTHHIHQMGDVATVTGRGRNTGTFRGEPMEADEWITDVYHRQDGRWRCVLTHLTPAAESA from the coding sequence ATGAGCGCCGACCGGGATGCGCTGGAGGCGGCCGAGCGGAGCTTCAACGAGGCGATGGTGTCCAACGAAGTCGTCCGAATTCGCGCGTGCATCACGCCCGACTGGGTGCTGGTCACGCCGGAGCGTGGCCCGGTCGCCGGGGCGCATGTCCTGGCGGCGATTGAGAGCGGCGCGCTGACGCATGACTGGATGGTCAAGACCACGCATCATATTCACCAGATGGGCGATGTCGCGACGGTCACCGGCCGAGGCCGGAATACCGGTACCTTCCGGGGCGAGCCGATGGAAGCCGACGAATGGATCACCGACGTCTATCATCGGCAGGACGGGCGCTGGCGCTGCGTGCTGACCCATCTGACGCCGGCGGCCGAGTCGGCCTGA